Below is a genomic region from Hevea brasiliensis isolate MT/VB/25A 57/8 chromosome 3, ASM3005281v1, whole genome shotgun sequence.
gccaatgaTTACATCGCCAAATTGGAAGATCGGATGAAGTATTGTGAAGAGAGGATAGCTAAAGTGGAGCGAAAACTTAAAGTCTCCCTAGCTGGTCGATCTGTCGATCTTGCTCATTTTACCGAGGAACTTTGAGTGAAGGAGGAGGAGCTCCATGCCAAGGAAGAGGAAAGCACAATAAAAGAAGTTGGGGCATATGTGAACGACCATAATGACCTCCTAGCTGAGctaaagaagcgttatcctgaggaggacttctcctggataaatcatctcattccagaggccgaagaggagagcgataaggagcctgagagagagggagagaatgaGAGAACTGATAATGTACCCAGAGAGCAGGCTGGGGAGATCCTCCTGCTGAATGacatgtatatttttattttgaaatgaattgaaatcctttttgttcaatttctttgatgagatcggaaagcatccaaaccaaattgtctgagtatttaattgattgaatgtagttgaacattaaacttgGACGCGACTATTAATCAaattataagagatcggaaaaacattacacgtgaacatgagatcaaACTAAGTCATGACCAAATACCAAATGAAACCTTAAAATATTAGAATTGCAGAGATTTGCCATTGACTTTGAACTTTTAAGATCGAAATCATTATTAGACCggatagaaaccttaactttattttaaggaatatctggggcATTCAAGTGAGAAGTCCGATCACAACATTAGCCAAATGAAGTTCTGTAATATTTGTACAGAGAGATCGAAGAATATCAGTAGATAAGATTGGATGATCCGAAGACCCAGTGTTGACTCAAACTCATCTGATAAAGACCAAAAGATTAAGAAAACAATTTAACTTAAGCGTGAGATCGGTCTATTCCAGGGACGAGCAATCGGCGAGTCCAAAAAAGCCATTTGTGATTAGGGACATCGGTTGAGAGCGGATAacaaagtttcaattttaaaagtccTTGCCTtcggaggtcggccaaaatatggtgtctacagatGCTAGTTCAACATTTCTACAATGGTAGTTCTCTAGCAATTAGAAgtataattgatgcatcttcaagaggtgatcttatggagaagtcagaagatgaagcttattcagcactggataaaattgcttataacaattaTCAATGAAGTtgtgaaagaaatgaaatgaagaagCCATCAGCTGGTGTATATGTTTAGATGCCATGAGTATggtcaatgccaaatttgatgctttgAGGAGAAAAATGGATAAGTTAAGCATAAAGGTTGATGCTTTAATTAGAGGATTTAGTCATGCAAAAGATGTTGGTATAGGAAATATGCATTGTATCAATGATTTTCCTTCTTATGGGCAAGAGATTGGAAATGAGcaagttgattttgttggaaATTATAATCAGAAACCAGTTGGTAATCCTTTTTTGGCTACATATAATCCAACATGGAGTAATCACCCTAACTTTTTTTAGGGAGGTTAACAAGGACAACAGTAGTAGAATTATCAACAACCTCCTAATTTCCAGCAACAACAGCAGAATTTTCAGCTAAACAAAGTACCACCTAGATTTCCACCACAAAGGAATCAAAATGCACCTGTTCCACAACCATCAGTTCAGTCTTCAGACCAAGATTCAATTTTAAAGTCTATGATGGAGAATTTCTTAACTGCTCAACAAAAACAAGGAAAAATGATTCAGCAATTAACTTCAAGGATAGATCAGCTTGCCATTCATAACAGGATGTTGGAAaaccaaatagctcaacaagcaagTTCTTCTAGCAAAGCAcaaggaaaacttccaagtcaaccagagaaTCCTAGAGAACATTGCAAGGCAGTGATCCTAAGGAGTGGGAAAATTTTGGGAGATGAAAAGAAAGATGAGGtagaagaggaaaagaagaaagaagatgaagacaATAATGAATCTACTTCAAATCATGATGAAGTTAATGAGGAAGCAAACAAAAAGAAGGGaattgaaaaagaagaagaggaaaagtaTGTGCCTCCACCACCATACAAGCAATCATTGCCATATCGTCAGAGGTTTCAGACAGCAAAGCTAGATAAGTAGTTTAGGAAATTTTTGGAAGTTTTGAAGAAATTTTACATAAACA
It encodes:
- the LOC131178800 gene encoding uncharacterized protein LOC131178800 is translated as MDKLSIKVDALIRGFSHAKDVGIGNMHCINDFPSYGQEIGNEQVDFVGNYNQKPQQQQNFQLNKVPPRFPPQRNQNAPVPQPSVQSSDQDSILKSMMENFLTAQQKQGKMIQQLTSRIDQLAIHNRMLENQIAQQASSSSKAQGKLPSQPENPREHCKAVILRSGKILGDEKKDEVEEEKKKEDEDNNESTSNHDEVNEEANKKKGIEKEEEEKYVPPPPYKQSLPYHAISQLPSYAKFLKEILSNKRRLEDYETVALTEECSALLQNKLPLKLKDPESFSIPCHIGDTNIDKALCDLGASVSLMPLSIFEKLKVGELKPTTISLQLID